From a region of the Neobacillus niacini genome:
- a CDS encoding alpha-L-fucosidase: MATIHKVLPTEKQLAFQDWEFGLFLHFGLRTFYEGYVDFDERTMSPSKFNPTNLDCEQWIRTAKEAGMKYAVLTAKHHDGFSNWPSDYTSFSVAESEWKDGKGDVIREFVDACRKYGIKPGLYYSPYDGSVDFYTRDAKAYDDYFVNQITELLSNYGEIDILWLDGCGSEGHEYDWPRIIGEVRRLQPNILLNMGDPDFRWVGNEDGVAPVPSWNVVAATEFSILTEEKNQLGEPRWLSAEADVQMRTNWFYSDNDEHTIKSIEELMGLYYHSVGRGVNLLLNIGPNRDGVLPRKDTEQLLAMGMEIRRRFDHPIGTFNQCKNEDKKWIYKPEEPQILDHVVIREDLSKGENALQFKISIITAKSHRLLTIYEGKNIGHKAIIRFPAVKARGVILEITESDGTPVIKDMSFYKCW; the protein is encoded by the coding sequence ATGGCAACCATACATAAGGTTCTACCGACTGAGAAACAGCTTGCTTTTCAAGACTGGGAATTCGGGTTATTTTTACATTTTGGCTTAAGGACATTTTATGAGGGATATGTTGATTTTGATGAAAGAACGATGTCACCTTCCAAATTTAATCCAACGAATTTAGATTGTGAACAATGGATTAGAACTGCCAAAGAAGCCGGAATGAAATATGCGGTGCTCACGGCGAAACATCATGATGGCTTTTCTAACTGGCCATCAGACTATACAAGTTTTTCCGTTGCAGAGTCAGAGTGGAAGGACGGCAAAGGCGACGTCATTCGGGAATTCGTCGATGCCTGCCGTAAGTATGGAATCAAACCAGGTTTATACTATTCTCCATATGACGGATCCGTCGATTTTTACACTAGAGACGCGAAGGCGTACGATGATTACTTTGTGAATCAAATCACTGAACTGTTAAGCAATTATGGGGAAATCGATATTCTTTGGCTGGATGGCTGCGGTTCTGAGGGACATGAATACGACTGGCCGCGCATTATCGGAGAAGTCCGGCGATTGCAGCCCAATATCCTCCTGAACATGGGTGATCCTGACTTTCGCTGGGTTGGCAATGAGGATGGAGTTGCACCTGTGCCAAGCTGGAATGTTGTGGCTGCAACGGAATTCTCAATCCTTACAGAGGAGAAAAATCAATTGGGGGAACCGCGCTGGCTGTCGGCAGAGGCAGACGTGCAAATGCGAACCAATTGGTTTTATAGTGATAATGATGAACACACAATAAAAAGTATCGAAGAATTAATGGGACTTTATTATCATTCTGTTGGCCGCGGTGTCAATTTACTGCTGAATATTGGGCCGAACCGAGATGGTGTTTTGCCGCGGAAGGATACGGAGCAGCTGCTTGCAATGGGGATGGAAATCCGCCGCCGCTTTGATCATCCAATTGGTACCTTTAATCAATGTAAGAATGAGGATAAAAAGTGGATTTACAAGCCTGAAGAGCCTCAAATACTTGATCATGTAGTCATCAGGGAAGATTTGAGTAAAGGAGAAAACGCCTTACAATTTAAAATCAGCATCATCACGGCCAAATCCCATCGGCTTTTAACCATATATGAAGGTAAAAATATTGGCCATAAGGCAATTATCCGGTTTCCAGCAGTGAAAGCACGCGGGGTTATCCTTGAAATTACGGAAAGTGACGGAACTCCTGTCATTAAGGACATGTCGTTCTATAAATGTTGGTGA
- a CDS encoding carbohydrate ABC transporter permease has product MNVKTKKEKSKVLLFTLPALVIYVFFLIVPMVGAIYFSIVDWNGIKGSPLEYVGLKNYLDVLVDKDFIISLKNMFSMVFFSVLFHTPIALLLAVAINTKFKGYRFFKVVYFVPTIFPLTAIGLLWYFIFMPNGSLNKLLELIGLADMAKGWLIDPSTAMNTIIFVNIWAGIGYYMVILLAGLTTIPSEIYEAAEMDGASPAKKFFHITVPMLKPIITLCILMDIIGTVKVFDLIFVMTEGGPNGLTNLPTTLMYYEAFRYDNYGVGSAIGVIILIIALVLTVGSELLMNRKKE; this is encoded by the coding sequence ATGAATGTAAAAACAAAGAAGGAAAAATCAAAGGTTCTTCTATTTACTTTACCGGCTTTAGTCATTTATGTCTTTTTTCTTATAGTTCCAATGGTCGGTGCCATTTATTTTTCTATTGTTGATTGGAATGGGATTAAGGGTTCACCATTGGAATATGTAGGGCTGAAAAATTATTTAGATGTTCTTGTAGATAAGGACTTTATCATTTCATTAAAAAACATGTTTAGTATGGTGTTTTTTAGTGTTCTGTTCCATACTCCGATCGCTTTACTATTAGCGGTGGCAATTAATACAAAATTTAAGGGTTATCGTTTTTTTAAAGTTGTATACTTTGTTCCGACCATCTTCCCTTTAACAGCAATTGGATTACTTTGGTATTTTATTTTTATGCCAAATGGTTCATTAAATAAATTATTAGAACTCATCGGATTAGCAGATATGGCCAAAGGATGGTTAATCGACCCTTCCACAGCCATGAATACGATAATTTTTGTCAATATTTGGGCTGGAATTGGTTATTATATGGTTATTTTGTTAGCCGGACTAACAACGATTCCTAGTGAAATTTATGAGGCAGCAGAAATGGATGGGGCATCGCCGGCGAAAAAGTTCTTTCACATAACCGTTCCGATGTTAAAACCAATTATAACTCTCTGTATTTTAATGGATATTATCGGGACAGTAAAAGTTTTTGATTTAATTTTTGTTATGACAGAAGGCGGCCCGAATGGCTTAACCAACCTTCCAACAACATTAATGTACTACGAAGCGTTTAGATATGACAATTATGGGGTTGGCAGTGCAATCGGAGTTATCATTCTTATCATTGCATTAGTGCTGACTGTCGGAAGTGAATTACTCATGAATCGAAAAAAGGAATAG
- the rbsD gene encoding D-ribose pyranase — protein MKKKGILHPELAHLATSLGHTDYLVIADKGYPIPNHVTRINLGYTNNQPTVLQVLEPLVEEISIDRIIVTQEMEDISPDRLEELKNRYPHILFEKISHHEMKELTNYAKGAVKTGDACPYANLIIVSG, from the coding sequence ATGAAGAAAAAGGGCATCCTTCATCCAGAACTTGCACATTTAGCTACAAGCCTTGGGCATACTGATTATCTCGTCATAGCAGATAAAGGTTACCCAATCCCCAATCATGTTACAAGAATAAATCTCGGATATACAAATAACCAACCGACAGTCCTACAGGTACTTGAACCATTAGTAGAGGAAATATCGATTGATCGAATCATCGTTACGCAAGAGATGGAAGATATTAGTCCTGATAGATTAGAAGAATTAAAGAACCGTTACCCTCATATTCTTTTTGAGAAAATAAGCCACCATGAAATGAAAGAGCTGACAAACTATGCAAAAGGCGCGGTAAAAACAGGCGATGCCTGTCCTTATGCAAATTTAATCATTGTTTCAGGATAA
- a CDS encoding carbohydrate ABC transporter permease yields the protein MKNKIVLYSFIIIMAFLFIEPMIFTLISSFKGNTEIFGSPFSLPEVFRFENYVIAWQEANMSRYFLNSILISMSTVIVLAVVSSMASFALSRFNLRVNKFLALFFLLGMMIPMHTVLVPVAYIIGAFGLKNNLVALVLLYVAFSLSFSILVLSRFMKGISASLEEAAIMDGANYFQIYYKIMLPMSVPAIATVSIFNFLGAWNNILFPLLFINDDRLKPIALGLLNFSGERGSEYGPLMAAIVITIVVPLVVYLLFQEKVEGGLAAGAIKE from the coding sequence ATGAAAAATAAAATAGTATTATACAGTTTTATTATTATCATGGCGTTTTTATTTATTGAGCCGATGATTTTTACATTAATTTCCTCTTTTAAAGGGAATACTGAAATATTTGGCTCCCCATTTAGTCTGCCTGAAGTATTTAGGTTTGAAAATTATGTCATTGCCTGGCAGGAAGCGAATATGAGCAGGTATTTCCTAAACAGTATTTTGATTTCAATGTCAACGGTTATCGTCCTGGCGGTCGTATCATCGATGGCGTCATTTGCACTATCCCGTTTTAATTTAAGAGTAAACAAGTTTTTAGCCCTGTTTTTCTTACTTGGGATGATGATACCAATGCACACTGTTCTTGTACCTGTTGCATATATCATCGGTGCTTTCGGACTTAAGAATAACTTAGTCGCGTTAGTCTTACTTTACGTTGCCTTTTCATTGTCTTTTAGCATTTTGGTTTTATCCCGCTTTATGAAAGGGATTAGTGCATCATTAGAAGAAGCAGCTATTATGGATGGAGCCAATTACTTTCAAATCTATTATAAAATCATGCTCCCGATGTCTGTTCCCGCGATTGCCACTGTTTCCATTTTTAACTTTTTAGGTGCGTGGAACAACATTCTTTTCCCTCTTCTTTTTATAAATGATGACCGGTTAAAACCAATTGCCCTGGGTCTCTTAAACTTTAGTGGTGAAAGAGGTTCTGAATATGGGCCATTAATGGCAGCCATCGTTATAACCATTGTCGTTCCGCTAGTAGTCTACCTTCTATTCCAAGAAAAGGTTGAAGGCGGCTTAGCAGCAGGAGCTATAAAAGAATAA
- a CDS encoding ABC transporter substrate-binding protein, with protein sequence MKTKIALILMVIFSMILAACSGASESSSKEDGKVEIRLLTRMAGTTKQVEIYKDIIEEFKKKNPDVVIVDESQGDESAFNNKLKTDLASGTLPNIFRIQGVANLGEYIESGLLMDMDPILKEDPSWGEGFTEGALKYYQVQGYEGTYGIPMESGLIGVYYNEEVFKKAGIDKFPETWKELLTAIEKLKDIDVTPIALGAKSTYMAGHLHDQIFYKWAGTEAAKKLGSRELKWTDKEVVETLQFVKDLNDMEAFGKDAAGLNDEIVLTNFLEGKAGMIITGPWNIGNFTDSDKTKFTESIKVAKFPYFEEKTEFKNEDMQVLSPYMVNGKLKGKEKEYTIELLKMLTSSEAAKRFAEESQFLIPRSDIEIDESKVSKIFLKNIELGSTSTGIAVDVFDFDPLPSMQDRTRNSIVSMFINATPKQAAEEIQKEIDDSK encoded by the coding sequence ATGAAAACAAAGATTGCCTTAATATTGATGGTTATTTTCAGTATGATACTGGCAGCTTGTAGTGGTGCTAGTGAATCATCAAGCAAAGAAGATGGAAAAGTGGAAATAAGACTATTAACCCGGATGGCTGGTACAACGAAGCAGGTGGAAATTTATAAGGATATTATTGAAGAATTTAAGAAAAAAAATCCTGATGTTGTTATTGTAGATGAATCTCAAGGGGATGAATCCGCATTTAATAATAAATTAAAAACAGACCTTGCCTCTGGAACGCTGCCTAATATCTTCAGAATCCAAGGGGTTGCTAATCTTGGAGAGTATATTGAAAGCGGTCTATTGATGGATATGGATCCCATTCTTAAAGAGGATCCTAGCTGGGGAGAAGGTTTTACCGAAGGAGCTCTTAAGTACTACCAAGTTCAGGGCTATGAAGGTACTTATGGAATACCAATGGAATCAGGTCTAATTGGGGTTTATTATAACGAAGAAGTATTTAAAAAAGCTGGTATTGATAAGTTTCCAGAAACTTGGAAGGAATTGTTAACTGCAATTGAAAAACTTAAGGACATTGATGTAACACCGATTGCCCTTGGCGCAAAGTCGACTTATATGGCAGGACATTTACATGATCAAATTTTTTATAAATGGGCAGGAACCGAAGCTGCAAAAAAACTTGGATCTAGAGAATTAAAGTGGACTGATAAGGAAGTAGTTGAAACACTTCAGTTTGTCAAAGATTTAAATGATATGGAGGCCTTTGGTAAAGATGCTGCAGGTCTTAACGATGAAATAGTGTTAACAAATTTCCTTGAAGGAAAAGCTGGAATGATCATTACAGGACCATGGAATATTGGAAACTTTACTGATTCAGACAAAACAAAATTTACTGAATCTATTAAAGTAGCAAAATTCCCTTATTTTGAAGAAAAAACTGAATTTAAAAACGAAGACATGCAAGTGTTAAGTCCGTACATGGTTAATGGAAAATTAAAAGGCAAAGAAAAAGAATATACGATTGAACTACTTAAAATGCTGACTTCCAGTGAGGCTGCAAAGAGATTTGCTGAGGAATCACAGTTCCTTATTCCAAGAAGTGATATTGAAATTGATGAATCTAAAGTTTCAAAAATATTCTTGAAAAATATTGAACTTGGTTCTACTTCAACAGGAATCGCTGTCGATGTGTTTGACTTTGATCCGCTGCCATCCATGCAAGATCGAACAAGAAATTCAATCGTTAGTATGTTCATCAATGCGACACCTAAGCAGGCAGCTGAGGAAATTCAAAAGGAAATCGATGACTCCAAATAA
- a CDS encoding endonuclease/exonuclease/phosphatase family protein, whose product MKERYIRGKETDIKVMTFNIHHGGTEPILDLKRIADIIKTSGADIIGLQEVDNHFSERSNFEDQAKWLANYLGMHYAYGVNLDYDPIHEGEHRSQYGTTVLSKYPILSAENHLLTTIPYPENPTEQRGLLETVINVRGNHVHFYNTHLDDQRAEQRELQIKEIHDLANQKEGTSIFVGDFNATPESPEILKMTAQYKDVFAELGQNNEFTFPADKPDSRIDYIFISEDVKICIGEVINTNVSDHLPITAELVLKKMSF is encoded by the coding sequence TTGAAAGAGAGATACATTAGAGGGAAAGAGACTGACATTAAAGTTATGACTTTTAATATTCATCATGGAGGAACAGAACCCATTTTGGATTTGAAAAGAATTGCAGACATTATTAAAACATCGGGTGCTGATATCATTGGTCTGCAAGAAGTAGATAATCATTTTTCCGAGCGCAGTAATTTCGAAGATCAAGCGAAATGGTTGGCAAATTACTTAGGAATGCATTATGCATATGGTGTAAATCTTGACTATGATCCTATACACGAAGGAGAGCACCGAAGCCAATACGGAACGACCGTTTTAAGCAAATATCCTATCCTTTCTGCCGAAAATCATCTACTCACTACTATTCCATATCCAGAAAACCCTACAGAGCAGCGCGGTCTTTTGGAAACGGTGATTAACGTGAGAGGAAATCATGTTCACTTTTACAATACGCATCTTGACGATCAAAGAGCCGAACAGAGGGAACTACAAATAAAAGAGATACATGACCTTGCAAACCAAAAAGAAGGAACCAGCATCTTTGTAGGAGACTTCAATGCAACTCCTGAAAGTCCAGAAATACTAAAGATGACTGCACAATATAAAGATGTGTTTGCTGAACTTGGTCAAAATAATGAATTTACCTTTCCGGCAGATAAACCAGATAGTCGTATCGATTATATTTTCATTTCTGAAGATGTCAAAATTTGTATTGGGGAAGTTATAAACACTAATGTATCTGATCATTTGCCAATTACTGCAGAGTTAGTACTGAAAAAAATGTCATTTTAA